The window CCTGCTAGCAGATCGGCGTGAATGCTTTGACAACGAGATGTCAGGCATCGGCCGCGGTGCAGCGTCGGGCTGCCTCCGCCTCAGGCGGCGGCGATCACCTCGATCTCGACGAGCCAGTCTTCGCGCAGGGTCTGGACGACGATTGCGGTGGTCGGGATCGCGCGGCCGCCGAGAGCGGCGAGACGAGCGTTCTGATTGGCTTCGACGAAGCTGGCATCGCGCAGATAGCTGGTCAGGCGCACGATGTTGTCGACACTCATGCTCGCCGAGGCGAGGATCGCGCGCAGGTTGTTCCAGATCAGCGTGAGCTGTTCATCGAGGGTCGCACCAGGCTTTCCGGCCTCGTCGAGCCCCATCGTGCCGCTGACGAAGAGCAGCCGCTGCGGCGCGACCACCTCCATCGCGTGAGCGTAATCCGAGGTTGCCGGGTAGATGCCGCGGCTCGGATTGTGGGCGATCATCTGCATGGTTTCCTCCTCGCCGTCGTTGGGCTGAACGTTGTCTGGTGAGGGAGTGTTATGGCTGGAGGAGGTTCCTGCAGTAGCGGAAAAGCGAAAGCCGCACGAAATACAGATGGCATTCCGCTTCGGCCGTCTGTGCGGCGGGGAGGTGGCGTTTTCGGCGAAACGGTATCAGGCCTTCACAAGGACGGCCCGCTTTCGCAGCGCGCGCGAATCGTCTTGTCGCGTCCTTGTCGCACCCGGCAGGAAGGCTATTCTGGTGCTGGGGAAGCGGGGCTTGCATCTGCGGATGCGTTCAACTTGAAAGAGATTGATATGCTGCTTTCCTTCAAGCGTTTCAGCGCGCTCGCCGCTTTTGCGGCCCTGTCCAGCGGCCAGGCTTTTGCCCAGAGTCAGGCCGATCAGCTCGCGATGGCCTACCAGGCCGGTCGCAACCAGCTCGGAATCCTGAGCTATTGCGCCGAGAAAGGCCATGTCGGCGCCGATGTCGTCGCGATCCAGGCCAAGGTACTGGCGCTGATTCCGCCGCCGGCCGACAAGAGCGCCGGCGATACCGCAGAAGCCGCCGGCAAGAAGGGCACGATCGCGATGATGGGCGTGACCCAGGATCTCGAGACGATCGCCAAGGCGCAGGGCGGCACCGTCGCGACCTATTGCAAGCAGATCGGCGACGTCGTGCTGAAGGCTGCCGCGTCGCTGCCCAAGTGAGCTTAGCAACGGCCGCTCCTGCCAGCTTTCGGCAGAGCACGGCTTGACCTCAACCACGATCGAGGTCGTATCGACCCGGCTCCCGCATCTGCATTGAAGGAGCCGGGCATGCCCGACCATCCGATCGTCAACATCAGCGTCATCACGCCGAAGCCTGAATGCTTCGCCGAGTTCATGAACTTGCAGCTCGCCCAGCACCATGCCTTGCGCGGCAAGGTCGATGGGTTGGTCGGCGGGCGATTGTTCCGTTCCCGCGAGGATCGCGACGTGGTGCTAGTGACGATGTTCGAATCCGAGGACGCGGCCCTGCGCTTCAGCCGCGACGAGCGTTTCACCAGCCATCTGGCACGCGTGCGCCCGCTGCTGGAACGCGCCGTGCCCGGCGCCTATGACGTGGCTTATGAGGTCGGCTCGCTCTGACGAGCTGACCTGAAGTCTTGCATTCCGGCGCCACGGCGTGTAAGGCGCGCCCTATCCCACATGGGGAGCATCACCTCGACACCGAGGCGTTCCGGTGACTGGTCAGCTTATGGCCGGCTCATTCGCTCCCCAGAGGCTCAACCGGAAGGACAAGAATACCATGGCTCTGCCAGATTTCTCCATGCGTCAGCTGCTCGAGGCCGGCGCCCATTTCGGCCACCAGTCGCATCGCTGGAACCCGAAGATGTCGCCGTTCATCTACGGGACGCGCAACAACATCCACATCCTCGACCTGTCGCAGTCGGTGCCGATGCTGTCGCGCGCCCTGCAGGCGGTCAGCGACACCGTTGCTCGCGGCGGCCGCGTCCTCTTCGTCGGCACCAAGCGCCAGGCGCAGGACGCCATCGCCGATGCCGCCAAGCGCTCGGCTCAGTACTATGTCAACTCCCGCTGGCTCGGCGGCATGCTGACCAACTGGAAGACCATCTCGGCTTCGATCCAGCGCCTGCGCAAGGTTGACGAGCTGCTGAGCGGCGCCAGCACCGGCCTGACCAAGAAGGAGCGCCTGATGCTGGCGCGTGAGCGCGACAAGCTCGAGAAGGCGCTCGGCGGCATCAAGGACATGGGCGGCACGCCCGACATGATCTTCGTGATCGACACCAACAAGGAAGCGCTCGCGATCAAGGAGGCCCAGCGCCTCGGCATCCCGGTCGCGGCCATCATCGACTCCAACAGCGATCCGGATGGCATCACCTTCCCGGTTCCGGCCAATGACGATGCCGGCCGCGCCATCCAGCTCTATTGCGATCTCGTTGCGCGTTCGGCCATCGACGGCATCTCGCGCGCCTCGGGCGACCATGGCGTCGACCTCGGTGCTGCCGAGACCCCGATCGTCGAGACGGCGATTGCCGAGCCGGCGGCTGCCGAAGGCCAGGCTCAGGCTTTCGAGTTGCTGACCGGACCGCGTGGTGCACCGGACGACTTCATGAAGCTCTCGGGCATGGGTCCGGAGATCGTGCAGAAGCTCAACGATGGCGGCATCTTCCACTTCTGGCAGCTCGCTGCCATGACGCCGGCAGAGGTCACCAAGATCGATCATGACCTGAAGCTCGCCGGCCGCATCGAGCGTGACGGCTGGGTTGCCCAGGCGCGCGATCTCGCCGACGCCTGATCTCCCGATTGCGACGCGTCATCGGCGTATCGCACTTCGATACCTGACTAAAGCCGAAGCAGCGCCGACGACCGGAAACGGAGCGTCGGCGTTTGCCAATCCAGGCTTCGATTTTTCGACAGTGCGGTACGCCACCGGGCGAACGCCGCAAGACAGCAAGGACGACGCAAATGGCTGCGATCACCGCCGGCATGGTGAAAGAACTCCGCGACAAGACCGGCGCGGGCATGATGGACTGCAAGACCGCGCTGTCGGCCACCGACGGCAACATGGAAGCCGCTATCGACTGGCTGCGCGCCAAGGGCCTGTCCAAGGCCGCCAAGAAGGCCGGCCGCGTCGCCGCCGAAGGCCTCGTCGCCGTTGCCGTGCGCGGCCATAGCGGCGTCGTCGTCGAGGTCAACTCCGAGACCGACTTCGTCGCCCGCAATCTCGAGTTCCAGGCTCTGGCCCGCACCATCGCCGATGTCGCGCTCGAGCGCGGCGGCGATGTCGAGGCGCTGGCCGCCCATCACTATCCGGGCGGCGGCACGGTCGCCGACGCGATCGCCAACGCCATCGCCACGATCGGCGAGAACATGACGCTGCGCCGCGTCGGCTCGGTTTCCGTCTCGGCCGGCGTGATCGGTTCCTATGTCCACGGCGCGGTCGCCGACGGGCTCGGCAAGATCGGCGTCATCGTCGGCCTGGAGACTGCCGGCAAGGGCGATGAGCTCACAGCGCTTGGCCGTCAGCTCGCCATGCACATCGCCGCGACCAACCCGGTGGCGCTCGACCTGGCTTCGGTCGATCCGGCGGTGCTGGAGCGCGAGAAGGCGATCCTGGCCGAGAAGAATGCCGGCAAGCCCGAGCACGTCCTCGCCAAGATCGTCGAGAGCGGGATGAAGAGCTACGCCAAGGAGTACTGCCTGCTCGAGCAGGGCTATATCCATGACGGCTCGAAGTCGGTCTCCCAGGTGCTGAAGGGGGCTGAAGGCAAGGTCGGCGGTCCGATCAAGCTCACCGGCTTCGCCCGCTTCGCGCTCGGCGAGGGCATCCAGAAGGAAGAGACCGACTTCGCCGCCGAAGTCGCGGCCGCTGGCGGCACGACGGGCTGACAAGCTCGTTGATAGAGATGAGAAAGGCCGCGCCTGGCGCGGCCTTTTTTGTAAGTAGGAAAGACCGGCCTGCCGATTCGGCTGCTGCCGGAGCATGGCGCAGGAAATGGAGAGCCCCGATGAGACCTAAACGTGTTCTCGTGAAGCTCTCCGGCGAAGCCCTTGCAGGAACTGCAGGAAACGGCCTCGACGGCGCTACGCTGACAGCGCTCGCTGCCGACATTGCCCATGCCTCGCACGAGGGCGTCGAGATCGGCATCGTCGTCGGCGGCGGCAACTTCTTCCGCGGTGTGCAAGGCCTCAACAAAGGCCTCGACCGGACAACGGCCGATTCGATCGGCATGCTTGGCACGGTGATGAACGCGCTCGCACTAGAGCATTCTATCGAGGCGGCCGGCGCCCCGGCGCGCGCCATGTCGGCAGTACCGATGCCCTCGCTCTGCGAGAGCTATGCGCGCAAGCGGGCGCTCGACCATCTCAGCCACGGCAAGGTCGTCATTCTCGGCGGCGGCACCGGCAACCCCTATTTCACTACCGATACCGGCGCAGCGCTGCGTGCGGCCGAGCTCGACTGCAGCCATCTGCTCAAGGCAACGCAGGTCGATGGCGTCTACTCGGCCGATCCGAAAAAGGATCCACACGCGACCCGCTACGACACGCTGACCCATGAGGACGCGATCAGGCGCGATCTCAAGGTGATGGACACCGCCGCCTTCGCGCTGGCGCGCGATGCGGGCCTGACCATCGTGGTCTTCTCGATCGCGGAAAAGGGTGCGCTCGCGGCCGTGCTGCGCGGCGAGGGCAGGGCGACCTACGTCACGCCCTGACAGTCAGTAATTCGGCCAGTTGCCGGGCGTCATGATCTCCAGCAGGTGACCGTCGGGATCGCGGAAATAGATGCTGGTGCCGCCGCGATTCCAGGCCATCCGCCCCTCGATCGATACGCCCTGCTGCTCCAGCTGCGCTTCCCACGCGGCCAGTTCGTCGGCATCGACGGCGAAGCAAATGTGAAGCGGACCGTGGCCGTCATGCGGCGGGATGCTGCCGCGCTCCGAGGTCTGGGGTTCCACCGACGCGCCGCGCTGGAATAGCAGCAGGACGTTCTGCCCGCCGATGTCGTAGGCGAACAGCGTTCTGGTCCTGAGCATGGAGTTGAGGCCGAGCGTTCCCTCATAGAACTCCGCCGCGCGGTCGAGATCGTCGACATAGAGCGCGGTTTCGACGATGCGGTTCAGCCGGGGCATGCGAATCTCCTGGCGACGGCGGCCGTTCGCATGGCCGCAAGATTGACCTAGGCATTGCTCCGGGTCTTGGCCAGCGCAGCAGCCGGTCTATTGACCGTGTGCAAGCGGTCGAGATCCGATTCCCCTTGCAGACCTGCCGGGGAAAATGCTGTTGACGCATAAATCCTTGACCATGGGGCGGGTGCTCGCCATGGTCGCGCGCATTTCCAGCTCTATCCAGCTGGTTTCGACAAGGTTTTGAAGACGATGGCCCAAATCACTTTCGATCTCGCCGCCCTCAACCGCCGCATGGACGGCGGCGTGCAGAAGTTCAAGAGCGACTTGGCTTCGCTTCGCACCGGCCGCGCCTCGGCCAATGTGCTCGATCCGATCACGGTCGAGGCCTATGGCGCGCGCACGCCGCTGAGCCAGCTCGCCACCGTCAGCGTGCCCGAGCCGCGCCTGCTCTCGGTCCAGGTCTGGGACCGCAGCATGGTCCAGGCGGTCGAGAAGGCGATCCGCGAATCCGATCTCGGCCTCAATCCCCAGACCGAGGGGCAGGTGCTGCGCATCCGCATTCCGGAGCTCAACGAGCAGCGCCGCAAGGAGATGGTCAAGGTCGCGCACAAATATGCCGAAGACGCCAAAGTGGCCGTCCGGCATGTGCGCCGCGACGGCATGGACCTGATCAAGAAGCTGGAGAAGGACGGGCATATGCCCAAGGACGACGTCACCAAGCAGACCGATCTGGTCCAGAAGGCGACGGACAAGCATATCGGCGAGATCGATCAGGCTCTCGCCAACAAGGAAAAGGAAATCCTGCACGTCTGAGTGCGTGGCGCGGTGCCGTCCTGTATCATCGACGCATGGGCTGTCGCCCTGAAGAGGCATTCTAAATGTCAGATGGCCCGCGCCCGGCAGCGCCTGATCCGGCCCCCGCTCATGTCGCGATCATCATGGATGGGAATGGCCGCTGGGCGCAGATGCGTGGCCTGCCGCGCCAGGAGGGACACCGGCGCGGCCTCGAAGCCTTGCGGCGCACGGTCCGTAACGCAGCCGATCTCGGCATCCGGGTCCTGACGCTCTATTCGTTCTCGACCGAGAACTGGCGCCGGCCGATGGCCGAGGTCTCCTTCCTGCTGGGGCTACTGCGCCGGTTCGTCGAGAACGATCTCGCCGAATTGAACGAGGCGGGCGTACGCGTGCGCATCATCGGCAGTCGCGAGGATCTGGCTCCCGACCTGCGTGCCCTGGTCGAGCGCGCCGAGACCATGACGCAAGGCAATGTCGGATTGACCCTGGTCGTCGCCTTCAACTACGGCTCGCGCGACGAGATCACACGCATGGCGTGCAATCTTGCGCGGGACGTCGCGGCCGGTCGGCTCATGCCCGAGGCGGTCGATGAGGAGATGCTGGCGTCGCGTCTCGATACCGCCTCACTGCCGGATCCCGATCTGGTGATCCGCACCTCCGGCGAGACCCGCATCTCGAACTTCCTGCTCTGGCAGGCGGCCTATGCCGAATTCGTGTTCACGCCGGTGCTCTGGCCGGATTTCGATCGCAAGGCACTCGAGGAGGCGTTGGCCGAATTCCATCGCCGCGAGCGCCGCTATGGCGGCGTCGGCCAGCCGGCCGAAGCCAAGGTAGGGGTCGCGTGAATGAGACGGGCCCAAGAGCGGGCGCATCCGAGCTTCGCCTGCGGGTCATCTCGGCGCTGGTGCTTGCCGTGGTCATCCTCGGCGTCACTTTGCTCGGAGGCTGGCCCTTCCGCCTGATCTGGACGATCGTCGCCGGCGTCGTTGCCTATGAATGGCTCGCAATGGTCAGCCGCGGGAACGCGGTCGCCGGTGGGATCGGAGTCGGCCTCGCTGGACTCGCACTCGGCTTCCTGCCGGTGAGTGGTGCAGCGCTCGCGGGCGTCGCGGCGTTCGCTGGCCTGATCGGCGCGGTCGTGACGACCCAGGCCGCCAACCAGCGCCTGCTCGAAGCTTGCGGTGTCGCCTACGCGCTCTGCTTTGCGCTGGTAACCCCGACGCTGCGCGATGCGCCCGAAATCGGGCTCGCTTTGATCATCTGGACTTTCGCGGTGGTCTGGTTCACCGACATCGCCGCCTATTTCACCGGCCGGGCACTGGGCGGGCCGAAGCTGCTGCCGCGCGTCAGCCCGAAGAAGACCTGGTCGGGCGCGCTCGGCGGTGCCTTGGCTGGAACCCTGTGCGGCACCGCCGTTTGGGCGTTCTTCTTCCCGGGGCTGCCATCGGGTCTCTGGCCGGTGCTGGCCGTCTCGCTCGCCGCCTCGACGGCAAGTCAGGCGGGTGACCTGTTCGAATCGTCGATCAAGCGGCGTTTCGGCGCCAAGGATTCAAGCCATCTGATTCCCGGCCATGGCGGTTTCCTCGATCGGCTCGACGGCTATTGGGCCGTGCTAGTCTTCGCTGGCCTGCTGCTTTATCTGGCGCGCTTGGGACACTGATCATCCGATGCGCCGCACCGTCACGATACTGGGAGCCACGGGCTCTATCGGCCGCTCGACGCGTGCCGTGATTGCCGAGAATCCGGAGCGGCTGCAGGTCGCTGCGCTCGTCGCTGGTCGCGATGCGGCGGGGCTGGCGCGGATTGCTCGTGAGACAGGCGCAAGCTTCGCGGCCGTTGCGGATGAAGGGCAGGGAAGGGAGCTCGCCGCGGCGCTAGCCGGTAGCGGCATCCGCTGCGGCGCCGGCCGGGAGGCGGTGCTCGAAGCAGTGGCGCAAGACAGCGACATCGTCGTCAGTGCCATCTCCGGAGCAGCCGGGCTGGAGGCGACCTTCGCCGCACTGAAACCGGGCCGTGTCGTTGCGCTTGCCAACAAGGAGAGCCTGGTCTGCGCCGGAGCTGCGGTGATGGCGCGGGCGAGGGCGGTCGGCGCCCGCATCCTGCCGCTCGATTCCGAGCACAACGCCTTGTTCCAGGTGCTCGGAGCCGAGTCGATCTCTGCGGTCCGCACCATGACGTTGACCGCCTCCGGCGGTCCGTTCCGAACCTGGTCGGCTGAGCGCATCGCCAGTGCAACGCCCGAGCAGGCACTGGCTCATCCGAATTATGCGATGGGCGCCAAGATCACGATCGACTCGGCCAGCATGATGAACAAGGGCCTCGAGTTGATCGAAGCCTCGTTCCTGTTTGGGCTCGACGCCGATCAGCTCGAGGTGCTGGTCCATCCGCAGCAGATCGTGCACGGCCTCGTCACCTTCCGCGACGGCTCGGTCAGCGCCGGCATGGCGGTGCCGGACATGCGCGTGGCGGCAGCCCATTGCCTCGGAATCGACGGACGGTTCGATGCGCCGCCGACCCGCTTCCTCGATCTGGTCGCAGCCGGGCCGCTCGCCTTCGAACGGCCCGATTTTGCCCGTTTCCCGGCGCTGGGTCTCGCCATCGCCGCTCTGGCTGAAGGCGGCGCGGCGCCGGCCGTGCTGAATGCTGCCAATGAGATTGCCGTCGAGGCCTTCCTCGACCGGCAGATCAGTTTTCCGGCGATTCCGGCGCTGGTCGAGGCCGTCTGCGCCCAAGGGGAGGCGACGTCGCAGCCCCCCGCCGATGTGGCCGAAGCCCTTGCCGTTGACCAAGATGCGAGAAACCGGACCCGCGCGCTCTTGTCCGGAGGCCGCTTCACTGTCACCTAGTGACTGAAGTCGGGAGAGTTTTATGGATATCATCGGATCGGTCTGGCACGCGGGCAGCTTCCTGCTGGGCTATCTGTTGCCATTCCTGTTTGTCCTCACGCTCGTCGTATTCGTGCACGAACTCGGCCATTTCCTGGTCGGGCGCTGGTGCGGCGTCGATGTGAAGACGTTCTCGATCGGTTTCGGCCGCGAGCTGTTCGGCTTCAACGACCGGCACGGCACGCGCTGGCGCTTCGCGCTGATTCCGCTCGGCGGCTACGTCAAGTTTTCTGGAGATCTCGACGCCGCGAGCTCGACTGATACCGGTGCCCTCTCCGGCATGAGCCGCGAGGAGCGCGAGCGGTCATTCCCGGCCCAGTCGATCGGAGAACGAGCGGCGATCGTTGCCGCGGGGCCGATTGCGAACTTCCTGCTCGCCATCCTGATCTTTGGTGCAACGGCCTATTTCATGGGCAAGCCGACGCTGGCTCCGCGCGTCGACAGCGTTGCTGTTGGCGGGGCGGCGGCGCGCGCCGGCTTGCAATCCGGGGACCTGGTCCGCCTGGTCGATGGGCGTGCGATCAAGAGCTTCAGCGATCTTCAGCGCGCGATCTCGATCCGCCCTGGCGAAACCCTGCCCGTGACCGTTGATCGCGGGGGCGCCGCGATCGTCCTTTCGGTGACGCCCGATCTGGTCGAAACCTCATCGCCGCTCGGCAAGCAGAGGCTGGGGATCATTGGCGTGCAGGCATCGGCGAAGCCGGAGGATTGGTCGACCCAGCACTTCAGCCTAGGCGAATCCGTGCTGCTCGGCATGAGCGAGACCTGGTTCGTAGTCGAGCGGACCTATGACTACATAGCTAAGTTGATCAAGGGGAAGGAATCGACCGACCAGCTGTCGGGGCCGATCCGCATCGCCCAGGTCTCGGGCATCGTCGCCTCCAGCGGCGGCCTATTGGCGCTGATCAATCTGGCGGCACTGCTGTCGGTTTCGATCGGGCTGATGAATCTGTTCCCGGTGCCGATGCTCGATGGCGGCCATCTGCTGTTTTATGCGATCGAAGCGCTACGCGGAAAACCGCTGAGCGAGCGAGCGCAGGAGATCGGCTTCCGACTCGGCCTGGGACTCGTCCTGATGTTGATGCTTTTCGTGACCTGGAACGACCTCGTCCATGTTCGTTCGCTGCTCTGACGCCGGGACTTTCGTTGCCGTTGCAAACTAGCTTGCACCGAGCTGACAACGATCACCGCCAAGGCCATCCCGCGCCAGTGGATTATGGCTTTTTATGGCCCGTTTTCGTTGGATGGCTCGGTTTTTCGGGCAGTGCGCGTGACCTCCCGGCAACGACTCCCGCAAAAATCTTTTGTTAACGACAATGGCGGTTTGCACCCCGCGGGAAACTTTGTAGAAGCGTTTGGTCTTCAATGTCGCCGAGCCTCGCCCGTAGCGGGGTCCCCCTTACTCGGGGTGGCGACCCAAAGAATGGAATAGGCGACCCGATGACGTCGACGCTTCAGAGCCGGTCCTTGCGCATGCGGCTCTCTCGATCAGTCGGACTTGCGGCCATCATGGTGGCCGTCAGCGGTAGCGTGGTGTTCGCGCAGTCCGTACTTGTCCAGGGCAACCGTCGTGTCGATGCGGAGACGATCCGCTCCTATGCGACGGGGCAGGGCTCAAGCCCGCAGGAGATTCGCCAGAATCTCATGGCGACCGGCCTGTTCTCGAACGTTCAGGTCAGCCGCCGCGGCGCGCAGACCGTCGTCTCGGTCCAGGAGAACGATACGATCAATCGCGTTGCCTTCGAGGGCAACCGTCGTCTGAAGGGCGACGTCCTGCTTGGCCAGGTCCAGTCCAAGGCCCGCGGTCCGCTGAGCCAGCAGCTCATCGATGCCGATGTCGAGCGCCTCAAGGAAGTCTACCGTCGCGCCGGCTACGGCCTGGCTACGATCAGCGGCCGCATCCAGCCGCTGCCGAACGGCCGCTCGGACGTGGTCTTCACGGTCGTGGAGAGCGGCAAGACAGGCATCAAGTCGATCAACTTCACTGGCAACGGCGCTTATTCCTCGTCGCGCTTGCGCGGCCTGATGAGCTCGACCGAGTCGAACTTCCTGAGCTGGATCAAGACCTCCGACGTCTACGATCCGGACCGGATCAACTCCGATCTTGAGCTGATTCGGCGCTACTATCTGAAGAACGGCTACGCCGACTTCCGCATCGTCTCGAACGATGCCCGCTTCGATGATGCAGCTGGCGGCTGGGTCGTCGACGTCGCCGTCGATGAAGGCCCACAATACAAGGTCGGCAATGTCTCGGTCGATTCCCGACTGCGTGACGTCGATCCGGCTGCGCTGCAGTCGCTCGTCAACACCTCTGCCGGCGACACCTACAATGCCGAGTCGGTCGAGCGCTCGCTGGTCACTCTGACCACTGAGGTGGCGAAGCGCGGCTACGCTTTTGCGCAGGTCCGCCCACGCGGTGAGCGCGACGCCGCCGGCCAGCAGATCGGCATCACCTATGTGGTCGAGGAAGGGCCGCGGGTCTATGTCGAGCGCATCAATGTGCGCGGCAACACCCGCACCCGCGATTATGTCGTCCGCCGCGAGCTCGATCTCGGCGAAGGCGACGCTTACAACAAGGTCTTCGTTGACCGCGCCGAGCGCCGCCTCAACAATCTCGGCTTCTTCAACAAGGTTCGTATCACCAACGAGCCGGGCAGCGCGCCCGATCGCGTGGTCGTCAACATCGACGTCGAGGACAAGGCGACTGGCTCGTTCTCGGTCGCCGGCGGTTACTCGACCTCGGACGGCGTCATCGGCGAGGTATCGCTGTCGGAGTCGAACTTCCTCGGCCGCGGTCAGTATGTCCGCATCGCTGGCACCATGGGTCAGCGTACCCAGGGCATCGACTTCTCGTTCACCGAGCCCTACTTCCTCGGCCACCGCATCGCGGCCGGCTTCGACCTGTTCTCGAAGTTCAACGACAACACCAATGTCGGGTATTTCGAGAGCCGCGTGACCGGCGGCCAGGTCCGTTTCTCCTTCCCGATCACGGAAGAGTTCTCGATCACGCCGCGCTATTCGATCTACACGACCGAAATCAAGATCCCGAATAGCTTCTCGAAGCCGTATAACGACTGTAGCGTCCCGCTCGAAGGGATCACACCCGGGACGACGGGCGCCGTGGCGGCTTCGGTGGGCGGCCTCAACTGCCTGACGAATGGCGAAGCGACGGTCGCGGTCAAGGAAGCGCAGGGCACGACGCTGACCTCGCTGGTCGGCCTGAATTTCAACTACAATTCGCTCGACAATTACCAGAGCCCGCGCAACGGCTTCATCGCCGAGCTCAAGCCGGAATTCGCGGGCGTCGGTGGCGACTCGAAGTTCCTGCGCGTCAGTGCCGATGCGCGCTACTATCGCGAGTTCCTCGAGGACTTCGTCGGCATTGCGCGCGTCCAGGCCGGTCACGTTCAGGCCACCGGCGACGATCTGCGCATGATCGACCATTACTTCCTCGGCCCGACACTGGTGCGTGGTTTCGCGCCCTCCGGCATCGGCCCGCGCGACGTGCTCAACGATCCGACCGGCAACGCACTCGGCGGCACGACCTATTTCGGTGGCTCGCTCGAAGTGCA is drawn from Bosea sp. Tri-49 and contains these coding sequences:
- the bamA gene encoding outer membrane protein assembly factor BamA, which translates into the protein MTSTLQSRSLRMRLSRSVGLAAIMVAVSGSVVFAQSVLVQGNRRVDAETIRSYATGQGSSPQEIRQNLMATGLFSNVQVSRRGAQTVVSVQENDTINRVAFEGNRRLKGDVLLGQVQSKARGPLSQQLIDADVERLKEVYRRAGYGLATISGRIQPLPNGRSDVVFTVVESGKTGIKSINFTGNGAYSSSRLRGLMSSTESNFLSWIKTSDVYDPDRINSDLELIRRYYLKNGYADFRIVSNDARFDDAAGGWVVDVAVDEGPQYKVGNVSVDSRLRDVDPAALQSLVNTSAGDTYNAESVERSLVTLTTEVAKRGYAFAQVRPRGERDAAGQQIGITYVVEEGPRVYVERINVRGNTRTRDYVVRRELDLGEGDAYNKVFVDRAERRLNNLGFFNKVRITNEPGSAPDRVVVNIDVEDKATGSFSVAGGYSTSDGVIGEVSLSESNFLGRGQYVRIAGTMGQRTQGIDFSFTEPYFLGHRIAAGFDLFSKFNDNTNVGYFESRVTGGQVRFSFPITEEFSITPRYSIYTTEIKIPNSFSKPYNDCSVPLEGITPGTTGAVAASVGGLNCLTNGEATVAVKEAQGTTLTSLVGLNFNYNSLDNYQSPRNGFIAELKPEFAGVGGDSKFLRVSADARYYREFLEDFVGIARVQAGHVQATGDDLRMIDHYFLGPTLVRGFAPSGIGPRDVLNDPTGNALGGTTYFGGSLEVQFPIFGLPRDLGLKGAVFADAGTLFNYDGGSKSVTNPNFGTCPAGSEARQFNVSIQSGFQSNVACVRDKNIIRSSVGVSLLWQSPLGPIRFDYAYALSKDDGQFGTAVLPNGQTITGKFGGDRTQAFRFSGGARF